The Lycium barbarum isolate Lr01 chromosome 10, ASM1917538v2, whole genome shotgun sequence genome includes a region encoding these proteins:
- the LOC132612598 gene encoding RNA demethylase ALKBH10B isoform X1 → MQSGNAATPAEKTHNNGDVSGVARHQQQQQWFQPQMDERDGFISWLRGEFAASNAIIDALCHHLRLVGEPGEYDGVIGSVQQRRGNWSSVLHMQQYFSVADVIYSLHQVEWRKQQSVGVKVGKGDNKRGGNRGGWRNEGLNSKELYNKANGVEKIDEVKQGDKKELVGNPEANDSMKSSVKEVGDSQSEVDKTGDKRDSNSDGSSTVENESSSIQVPIEKQNVVPKTFVATEIYDGKPVNVVDGMKLYEELLSNSEVSKLVTLVNDLRVAGRRGQLPAQTFVVSKRPMKGHGREMIQLGIPIADAPPEDEAAISTYKDRKIEAIPGLFQDVIDRLSAMQILSAKPDACVIDFFNEGDHSQPHIWPHWYGRPISMLFLTDCDMTFGKVIGVDHPGDYRGSLKLSFSPGSILVMQGRSTEFTKYAIPSIRKQRILVTFTKLQRGRIKSGDGQHFPSSAGGPVPQWVPPSRSPNHIRHPFGGPKHYGSMPTTGVLPVPAVRPQLAPPNVQPIFVPSAVSPAMPFPAPVALPPASAGWAAPPPRHPQPRLPLPGTGVFLPPGSGVSATDNNIPAENLASSEKDTSVPVKDNTDTEVQTQECNGKIDVSDAEKAVADEERH, encoded by the exons ATGCAATCAGGTAATGCTGCCACGCCAGCAGAGAAAACTCACAACAACGGTGACGTGTCAGGGGTGGCACGtcatcagcagcaacaacaatgGTTTCAACCTCAAATGGATGAAAGGGATGGGTTTATATCATGGTTAAGAGGTGAATTTGCTGCATCGAACGCGATAATCGATGCATTATGTCATCATTTAAGGCTAGTTGGTGAGCCTGGTGAGTATGATGGAGTCATTGGGAGTGTACAACAAAGGAGAGGGAATTGGAGTAGTGTGTTGCATATGCAGCAGTATTTTAGTGTAGCTGACGTGATTTATTCATTGCATCAGGTTGAGTGGAGGAAACAGCAAAGTGTTGGGGTTAAAGTGGGAAAAGGGGATAATAAGAGGGGTGGGAATAGAGGGGGTTGGAGAAATGAGGGATTGAATAGTAAAGAGTTGTATAACAAAGCTAATGGGGTTGAAAAGATTGATGAAGTGAAGCAAGGGGACAAGAAAG AGTTGGTTGGAAATCCTGAAGCAAATGACTCAATGAAGAGTTCAGTCAAAGAAGTTGGCGACTCACAAAGTGAAGTAGACAAAACCGGTGATAAACGTGATTCAAACTCTGATG GGTCTTCTACTGTGGAGAACGAATCCAGTTCCATCCAAGTACCAATTGAGAAGCAGAATGTTGTACCAAAAACTTTTGTTGCTACAGAGATATACGATGGGAAACCG GTTAATGTGGTCGATGGCATGAAACTTTACGAGGAACTGCTAAGCAATTCAGAAGTTTCAAAACTTGTTACTTTGGTAAATGATTTGAGAGTTGCTGGGAGAAGAGGACAGCTTCCTG CACAGACATTTGTAGTCTCAAAGAGACCTATGAAGGGGCATGGAAGGGAGATGATACAGTTGGGCATTCCCATTGCAGATGCACCTCCCGAGGATGAAGCTGCCATATCAACATACAAAG ACCGGAAAATAGAAGCGATTCCCGGTTTGTTCCAAGATGTTATTGATCGACTGAGTGCTATGCAAATTTTGTCTGCGAAGCCGGAtgcttgcgttattgatttctTCAACGAG GGGGACCACTCACAGCCTCATATCTGGCCACATTGGTATGGGCGACCTATATCTATGTTGTTCTTGACAGACTGTGACATGACTTTCGGTAAGGTGATTGGCGTGGATCATCCAGGCGATTATCGAGGCTCTCTCAAACTGTCTTTTTCACCAGG ATCCATACTTGTAATGCAGGGAAGATCAACTGAATTTACAAAATATGCAATTCCATCCATCCGGAAGCAGCGAATACTTGTGACCTTTACAAAATTGCAGCGGGGAAGAATCAAGTCTGGTGATGGTCAGCATTTCCCTTCATCAGCAGGAGGTCCTGTCCCCCAGTGGGTTCCTCCTAGCAGATCACCAAATCATATCCGTCATCCCTTTGGTGGGCCCAAGCATTATGGTTCCATGCCAACAACTGGTGTATTACCCGTTCCAGCTGTTCGTCCACAGTTAGCTCCTCCAAATGTCCAGCCTATTTTTGTTCCCTCTGCAGTTTCACCAGCTATGCCTTTTCCTGCACCTGTTGCTCTTCCACCCGCCTCAGCCGGATGGGCAGCACCTCCTCCTAGGCATCCCCAACCCCGACTGCCACTCCCTGGCACTGGCGTTTTCCTTCCTCCAGGCTCCGGAGTTTCAGCCACTGACAACAACATTCCTGCTGAAAATCTAGCTTCCTCAGAAAAGGATACCAGTGTTCCTGTGAAAGATAACACGGATACTGAAGTACAAACACAAGAGTGCAATGGAAAGATAGATGTTAGTGATGCAGAGAAAGCAGTGGCTGATGAAGAACGACACTAA
- the LOC132612598 gene encoding RNA demethylase ALKBH10B isoform X2 has product MGKGDNKRSGNRGNWRNEGLNSKELYNKSNGVEKIDEVKQGDKKELVGNPEANDSMKSSVKEVGDSQSEVDKTGDKRDSNSDGSSTVENESSSIQVPIEKQNVVPKTFVATEIYDGKPVNVVDGMKLYEELLSNSEVSKLVTLVNDLRVAGRRGQLPAQTFVVSKRPMKGHGREMIQLGIPIADAPPEDEAAISTYKDRKIEAIPGLFQDVIDRLSAMQILSAKPDACVIDFFNEGDHSQPHIWPHWYGRPISMLFLTDCDMTFGKVIGVDHPGDYRGSLKLSFSPGSILVMQGRSTEFTKYAIPSIRKQRILVTFTKLQRGRIKSGDGQHFPSSAGGPVPQWVPPSRSPNHIRHPFGGPKHYGSMPTTGVLPVPAVRPQLAPPNVQPIFVPSAVSPAMPFPAPVALPPASAGWAAPPPRHPQPRLPLPGTGVFLPPGSGVSATDNNIPAENLASSEKDTSVPVKDNTDTEVQTQECNGKIDVSDAEKAVADEERH; this is encoded by the exons ATGGGTAAAGGGGATAATAAGAGGAGTGGGAATAGAGGGAATTGGAGAAATGAGGGACTGAATAGCAAAGAGTTGTataacaaatccaatggggttgAAAAGATTGATGAAGTGAAGCAAGGGGACAAGAAAG AGTTGGTTGGAAATCCTGAAGCAAATGACTCAATGAAGAGTTCAGTCAAAGAAGTTGGCGACTCACAAAGTGAAGTAGACAAAACCGGTGATAAACGTGATTCAAACTCTGATG GGTCTTCTACTGTGGAGAACGAATCCAGTTCCATCCAAGTACCAATTGAGAAGCAGAATGTTGTACCAAAAACTTTTGTTGCTACAGAGATATACGATGGGAAACCG GTTAATGTGGTCGATGGCATGAAACTTTACGAGGAACTGCTAAGCAATTCAGAAGTTTCAAAACTTGTTACTTTGGTAAATGATTTGAGAGTTGCTGGGAGAAGAGGACAGCTTCCTG CACAGACATTTGTAGTCTCAAAGAGACCTATGAAGGGGCATGGAAGGGAGATGATACAGTTGGGCATTCCCATTGCAGATGCACCTCCCGAGGATGAAGCTGCCATATCAACATACAAAG ACCGGAAAATAGAAGCGATTCCCGGTTTGTTCCAAGATGTTATTGATCGACTGAGTGCTATGCAAATTTTGTCTGCGAAGCCGGAtgcttgcgttattgatttctTCAACGAG GGGGACCACTCACAGCCTCATATCTGGCCACATTGGTATGGGCGACCTATATCTATGTTGTTCTTGACAGACTGTGACATGACTTTCGGTAAGGTGATTGGCGTGGATCATCCAGGCGATTATCGAGGCTCTCTCAAACTGTCTTTTTCACCAGG ATCCATACTTGTAATGCAGGGAAGATCAACTGAATTTACAAAATATGCAATTCCATCCATCCGGAAGCAGCGAATACTTGTGACCTTTACAAAATTGCAGCGGGGAAGAATCAAGTCTGGTGATGGTCAGCATTTCCCTTCATCAGCAGGAGGTCCTGTCCCCCAGTGGGTTCCTCCTAGCAGATCACCAAATCATATCCGTCATCCCTTTGGTGGGCCCAAGCATTATGGTTCCATGCCAACAACTGGTGTATTACCCGTTCCAGCTGTTCGTCCACAGTTAGCTCCTCCAAATGTCCAGCCTATTTTTGTTCCCTCTGCAGTTTCACCAGCTATGCCTTTTCCTGCACCTGTTGCTCTTCCACCCGCCTCAGCCGGATGGGCAGCACCTCCTCCTAGGCATCCCCAACCCCGACTGCCACTCCCTGGCACTGGCGTTTTCCTTCCTCCAGGCTCCGGAGTTTCAGCCACTGACAACAACATTCCTGCTGAAAATCTAGCTTCCTCAGAAAAGGATACCAGTGTTCCTGTGAAAGATAACACGGATACTGAAGTACAAACACAAGAGTGCAATGGAAAGATAGATGTTAGTGATGCAGAGAAAGCAGTGGCTGATGAAGAACGACACTAA